Part of the Listeria innocua genome is shown below.
AGAAGAATAAAACAGTGGTTTCTGCGCCTCAAGTAGAAGTACCTGTTGCTGTTACACCAGCGCCAGTTCAAGCACAAGCAACTGAACAAGCTGCGGCACCTCAAGCAGAAACAACTACGACTGATGCAGGCTTAGAAGTTATCACCTCTCCTATGGTTGGTACTTTTTATGCATCTGCTTCACCAGAAGATGCGAATTTCGTTAGTGTTGGTTCTAAAGTATCCGCACAATCTGTCGTATGTATTGTAGAAGCAATGAAATTATTCAATGAAATCACTGCTGACATTGACGGAGAAATTGCAGAAATTCTTGTTTCAAGTGGCGAATTAGTCGAATTTGGACAACCACTATTCAAAGTTAGAAAAAAATAAGGGGTCGAAAAACATGATTAAAAAAGTACTGGTAGCGAACCGTGGAGAAATCGCTGTCCGTATCATTCGCGCTGCAAAAGAACTTGGAGTGGAGACAGTGGCGATTTATTCGGAAGCAGATAAAGAAGCGCTACATATTCAGCTAGCGGATGAAGCTTATTGTGTAGGTCCCGCGGCAACAAAAGATAGTTATTTAAATATGTCTAATATTATTAGTCTTGCTGTTTTAACAAACTGTGATGCGATTCATCCTGGTTACGGATTCTTGGCTGAAAATGCTGACTTCGCTGAGTTGTGCGAAGACTGTAACATCACTTTTATTGGGCCAAGTGCCTCTGCAATTTCACAAATGGGGACAAAAGATGTGGCTCGCGAAACAATGCGAAAAGCTGGCGTACCAATCGTACCTGGTTCACAAGGAATTGTCGCTGATGTAGAAGATGGCAAAAAAATCGCTAAAAAAATCGGTTATCCTGTAATCA
Proteins encoded:
- the accB gene encoding acetyl-CoA carboxylase biotin carboxyl carrier protein yields the protein MLSIDEIKQLIELIDESTLDEFELETKDSKILLKKNKTVVSAPQVEVPVAVTPAPVQAQATEQAAAPQAETTTTDAGLEVITSPMVGTFYASASPEDANFVSVGSKVSAQSVVCIVEAMKLFNEITADIDGEIAEILVSSGELVEFGQPLFKVRKK